One window from the genome of Streptomyces sp. NBC_00708 encodes:
- the trpB gene encoding tryptophan synthase subunit beta: MSSDFFIPDPEGLIPSAEGYFGAYGGKFIPEALVAAVDEVAVEYEKAKSDPAFAAELGELMVHYTGRPSALTEVPRFAEHAGGARVFLKREDLNHTGSHKINNVLGQALLTRRMGKTRVIAETGAGQHGVATATACALFGLDCTIYMGEIDTQRQALNVARMRILGAEVIAVKSGSRTLKDAINEAFRDWVANVDRTHYLFGTVAGPHPFPAMVRDFHRVIGVEARRQILEQAGRLPDAAVACVGGGSNAIGLFHAFVPDADVRLIGCEPAGHGVETGEHAATLTAGEPGILHGSRSYVLQDDEGQITEPYSISAGLDYPGIGPEHAYLKDIGRGEYRAVTDDAAMQALRLLSRTEGIIPAIESAHALAGALEVGKELGKDGLILVNLSGRGDKDMDTAARYFGLYDTDAAVEADADSGNAEIEGDVQ, from the coding sequence ATGTCTTCCGACTTCTTCATTCCGGACCCCGAGGGTCTGATCCCCAGCGCCGAGGGCTACTTCGGCGCGTACGGCGGAAAGTTCATCCCGGAGGCGCTGGTCGCCGCCGTGGACGAGGTCGCCGTCGAGTACGAGAAGGCCAAGTCCGACCCCGCCTTCGCCGCCGAGCTCGGCGAACTGATGGTCCACTACACGGGCCGGCCGAGCGCCCTCACCGAGGTGCCCCGCTTCGCCGAGCACGCCGGCGGTGCCCGGGTCTTCCTCAAGCGCGAGGACCTCAACCACACCGGCTCGCACAAGATCAACAACGTGCTGGGCCAGGCGCTGCTCACCCGGCGCATGGGCAAGACCCGGGTGATCGCGGAGACCGGAGCCGGCCAGCACGGCGTCGCCACCGCGACCGCCTGCGCCCTCTTCGGCCTCGACTGCACCATCTACATGGGCGAGATCGACACCCAGCGCCAGGCGCTCAACGTGGCACGGATGCGGATCCTCGGCGCCGAGGTCATCGCCGTGAAGTCCGGCTCCCGCACCCTCAAGGACGCCATCAACGAGGCGTTCCGCGACTGGGTCGCCAACGTGGACCGCACCCACTACCTCTTCGGTACGGTCGCGGGCCCGCACCCCTTCCCGGCGATGGTCCGCGACTTCCACCGCGTCATCGGCGTGGAGGCCCGACGGCAGATCCTGGAACAGGCCGGCCGGCTGCCGGACGCCGCCGTGGCCTGCGTCGGCGGCGGCTCCAACGCCATCGGCCTCTTCCACGCCTTCGTGCCCGACGCGGACGTCCGCCTCATCGGCTGCGAGCCCGCCGGACACGGCGTGGAGACGGGGGAGCACGCGGCGACCCTGACCGCGGGCGAGCCCGGCATCCTGCACGGCTCGCGCAGCTACGTCCTCCAGGACGACGAGGGCCAGATCACCGAGCCGTACTCCATCTCGGCCGGTCTCGACTACCCGGGCATCGGCCCCGAGCACGCGTACCTCAAGGACATCGGCCGCGGCGAATACCGCGCTGTCACCGACGACGCGGCCATGCAGGCCCTGCGCCTGCTCTCCCGCACCGAGGGCATCATCCCGGCCATCGAGAGCGCGCACGCGCTGGCCGGGGCCCTGGAGGTCGGCAAGGAGCTGGGCAAGGACGGGCTGATCCTGGTCAACCTGTCCGGGCGCGGCGACAAGGACATGGACACGGCGGCCCGCTACTTCGGGCTGTACGACACGGACGCGGCCGTCGAGGCCGACGCCGACAGCGGGAACGCGGAGATCGAGGGGGACGTCCAGTGA
- the trpC gene encoding indole-3-glycerol phosphate synthase TrpC, whose translation MSVLDEIIDGVRADLAERQARVSLDELKERAARAPRAKDGVAALRGEGVTVICEVKRSSPSKGALAAIADPAALAADYEAGGASVISVLTEERRFGGSLADLEAVRAKVDIPILRKDFIVTSYQLWEARAYGADLALLIVAALEQEALVSLIERAESIGLTPLVEAHDEEEAERAVEAGARIIGVNARNLKDLKVDRSTFERVAPEIPDHIVKVAESGVRGPHDLIAYANAGADAVLVGESLVTGRDPRAAVADLVAAGAHPALRHGRG comes from the coding sequence GTGAGTGTGCTCGACGAGATCATCGACGGCGTCCGCGCCGACCTCGCGGAGCGGCAGGCGCGCGTCAGCCTCGACGAGCTCAAGGAACGCGCCGCCCGCGCCCCCCGCGCCAAGGACGGCGTCGCCGCCCTGCGCGGCGAGGGCGTGACCGTCATCTGCGAGGTCAAGCGCTCCAGCCCCTCCAAGGGCGCGCTCGCCGCCATCGCCGACCCGGCCGCGCTCGCCGCGGACTACGAGGCCGGCGGGGCATCCGTCATCTCCGTGCTCACCGAGGAGCGCCGCTTCGGCGGCTCGCTGGCCGACCTGGAGGCCGTCCGCGCCAAGGTCGACATCCCGATCCTGCGCAAGGACTTCATCGTCACCTCGTACCAGCTGTGGGAGGCCCGCGCGTACGGCGCCGACCTCGCGCTGCTGATCGTCGCCGCCCTCGAACAGGAGGCGCTGGTCTCCCTCATCGAGCGCGCCGAGTCCATCGGCCTGACGCCGCTGGTCGAGGCGCACGACGAGGAGGAGGCCGAGCGCGCCGTCGAGGCCGGGGCCAGGATCATCGGCGTCAACGCGCGCAACCTGAAGGACCTCAAGGTCGACCGCTCCACCTTCGAGCGCGTCGCCCCCGAGATCCCGGACCACATCGTCAAGGTCGCCGAGTCCGGCGTCCGCGGCCCGCACGACCTGATCGCCTACGCCAACGCCGGCGCGGACGCCGTGCTCGTCGGCGAGTCCCTGGTCACCGGCCGCGACCCGCGTGCCGCCGTCGCCGACCTGGTCGCCGCCGGCGCCCACCCGGCCCTGCGCCACGGGCGAGGCTGA
- a CDS encoding DUF2752 domain-containing protein, producing the protein MATPAGVLAAVVGAFGYVATVDPNQPGHYPVCPMLRFAGVYCPGCGGLRSAHAFAHGDLAAAFGANALAVVGYGIFAVLWTVWLVREVRGKPLRIALRPVHWWGIGAVLLIFTVVRNLPFGSALAP; encoded by the coding sequence ATCGCCACCCCGGCCGGGGTGCTGGCCGCCGTCGTCGGGGCCTTCGGCTACGTCGCCACCGTCGACCCGAACCAGCCGGGCCACTACCCCGTCTGCCCGATGCTGCGTTTCGCCGGCGTCTACTGCCCCGGCTGCGGCGGCCTCCGCAGCGCCCACGCCTTCGCCCACGGCGACCTGGCCGCCGCCTTCGGCGCCAACGCCCTGGCCGTCGTCGGCTACGGGATCTTCGCCGTCCTGTGGACCGTCTGGCTGGTCCGCGAGGTCCGCGGCAAGCCCCTGCGGATCGCCCTGCGGCCGGTGCACTGGTGGGGGATCGGAGCCGTCCTGCTGATCTTCACCGTCGTCCGGAACCTGCCCTTCGGATCGGCACTCGCCCCGTGA
- a CDS encoding TIGR02234 family membrane protein, producing the protein MEYVSAVPVPQPRAEAAAAPDSAGSRRTLAAGLLLGAAGATVVLLASGQTWAEGKAPVGGGTLPLSADGQDVTGLPAALAIVGLAALVAVFAVRGTGRRVVAGLLALSGLGAALSAFIGASDSGALDEKAARTSGDSAATITALSHTAWPYVTGAGGLLILLAGLLALRYGSRWPTMSGRYERDGTPRPRKAPRAPDPDRPEDLWKALDRGEDPTREA; encoded by the coding sequence GTGGAGTACGTGAGTGCCGTCCCCGTACCCCAGCCCCGTGCCGAAGCCGCCGCCGCGCCCGACAGCGCGGGGAGCCGCCGCACCCTGGCCGCCGGTCTGCTCCTCGGGGCGGCCGGCGCGACCGTCGTCCTGCTGGCCTCCGGGCAGACCTGGGCCGAGGGCAAGGCCCCCGTCGGCGGCGGCACCCTGCCGCTGAGCGCCGACGGGCAGGACGTCACCGGACTCCCCGCCGCCCTCGCCATCGTCGGCCTGGCCGCCCTCGTCGCCGTCTTCGCCGTGCGCGGCACCGGCCGCCGCGTGGTCGCCGGACTCCTCGCGCTCAGCGGGCTCGGTGCCGCGCTGAGCGCCTTCATCGGCGCGTCCGACAGCGGCGCGCTCGACGAGAAGGCCGCGCGGACCAGCGGCGACAGCGCCGCGACCATCACCGCCCTCAGCCACACCGCCTGGCCCTACGTGACGGGCGCGGGCGGCCTGCTGATCCTGCTCGCCGGCCTCCTCGCCCTGCGCTACGGCAGCCGCTGGCCCACGATGTCCGGACGCTACGAGCGCGACGGCACCCCGCGCCCCCGCAAGGCCCCCCGCGCCCCCGACCCGGACCGGCCCGAGGACCTGTGGAAGGCCCTGGACCGCGGCGAGGACCCGACGCGCGAGGCATGA
- a CDS encoding anthranilate synthase component I has translation MDLDTFRKLAVDRRVIPVTRRLLADGDTPVGLYRKLAGERTGTFLLESAENGRTWSRYSFIGVRSAATLTTRDGEAHWIGTPPVGVPVDGDPLHALRATIEALHTPHDRETGLPPFTGGMVGYLGYDIVRRLEKIGESGGDDLKLPELTMLLTSDLAVLDHWDGSVLLIANAINHNDLATGVDEAYTDAVARLDAMERDLRRPVENAPAALPPSELPPCTALWGGKAYQDAVEDVKERIRAGEAFQVVPSQRFETPCTASALDVYRVLRATNPSPYMYLFRFDGFDVAGSSPEALVKVEDGRAMVHPIAGTRHRGATPQEDQALADELLADPKERAEHLMLVDLGRNDLGRVCEPGSVEVVDFMSIERYSHVMHIVSTVTGRVAEGRTAFDVLTACFPAGTLSGAPKPRALQIIEELEPTRRGLYGGCVGYLDFAGDSDTAIAIRTALLRDGTAYVQAGAGVVADSDPVAEDTECRNKAAAVLRAVHTANRLGG, from the coding sequence ATGGACCTCGACACGTTCCGCAAGCTGGCCGTCGACCGGCGCGTCATCCCCGTCACCCGCCGCCTCCTCGCGGACGGCGACACCCCCGTCGGCCTCTACCGCAAGCTCGCGGGCGAGCGCACCGGCACCTTCCTCCTCGAATCCGCGGAGAACGGCCGCACCTGGTCGCGCTACTCCTTCATCGGCGTACGCAGCGCCGCCACGCTGACCACCCGCGACGGCGAGGCCCACTGGATCGGCACCCCGCCCGTCGGCGTCCCCGTCGACGGCGACCCGCTGCACGCCCTGCGCGCCACCATCGAGGCCCTGCACACCCCGCACGACCGCGAGACCGGTCTGCCGCCCTTCACCGGCGGCATGGTCGGCTACCTCGGCTACGACATCGTGCGCCGCCTGGAGAAGATCGGCGAGAGCGGCGGCGACGACCTGAAGCTCCCCGAGCTGACCATGCTGCTCACCTCCGACCTGGCGGTCCTGGACCACTGGGACGGCAGCGTCCTGCTCATCGCCAACGCCATCAACCACAACGACCTGGCCACCGGCGTCGACGAGGCGTACACCGACGCCGTCGCCCGGCTCGACGCGATGGAACGCGACCTGCGCCGCCCCGTCGAGAACGCCCCCGCCGCCCTGCCGCCCTCCGAGCTGCCCCCGTGCACCGCGCTCTGGGGCGGCAAGGCCTACCAGGACGCCGTCGAGGACGTGAAGGAGCGCATCCGGGCCGGTGAGGCCTTCCAGGTCGTGCCCTCCCAGCGCTTCGAGACCCCGTGCACCGCGAGCGCCCTCGACGTCTACCGGGTGCTGCGCGCCACGAACCCCTCGCCGTACATGTACCTCTTCCGGTTCGACGGCTTCGACGTCGCCGGCTCCAGCCCCGAGGCCCTGGTCAAGGTCGAGGACGGCCGGGCGATGGTCCACCCGATCGCCGGAACCCGGCACCGCGGCGCCACTCCGCAGGAGGACCAGGCACTCGCCGACGAACTCCTCGCCGACCCCAAGGAGCGTGCCGAGCACCTGATGCTCGTCGACCTCGGCCGCAACGACCTCGGCCGGGTCTGCGAACCCGGCAGCGTCGAGGTCGTCGACTTCATGTCCATCGAGCGCTACTCGCACGTGATGCACATCGTGTCCACCGTCACCGGCCGGGTCGCCGAGGGCCGCACCGCCTTCGACGTGCTGACCGCCTGCTTCCCCGCCGGCACCCTCTCCGGCGCCCCCAAGCCCCGCGCCCTCCAGATCATCGAGGAGCTGGAACCCACCCGCCGGGGCCTGTACGGCGGCTGCGTCGGCTACCTCGACTTCGCCGGGGACTCCGACACCGCCATCGCCATCCGCACCGCGCTGCTCCGCGACGGCACCGCGTACGTCCAGGCCGGCGCGGGCGTCGTCGCCGACTCCGACCCGGTCGCCGAGGACACCGAGTGCCGCAACAAGGCGGCGGCGGTCCTGCGCGCCGTCCACACCGCGAACCGGCTCGGCGGCTAG
- the hisI gene encoding phosphoribosyl-AMP cyclohydrolase: MTSTPTPGTPRPASDLDPAIAARLKRGADGLVPAIAQQYDTGEVLMLGWMDDEALHRTLTTGRCTYWSRSRQEYWVKGDTSGHIQLVKSVALDCDADTVLVRVDQTGAACHTGDRTCFDADVLPLGQ, translated from the coding sequence ATGACCAGCACGCCCACGCCCGGTACCCCCCGGCCCGCCAGCGACCTCGATCCCGCCATCGCCGCCCGCCTCAAGCGCGGCGCCGACGGGCTGGTCCCGGCCATCGCCCAGCAGTACGACACCGGCGAGGTGCTGATGCTGGGCTGGATGGACGACGAGGCGCTGCACCGCACCCTCACCACCGGCCGCTGCACCTACTGGTCGCGCAGCCGCCAGGAGTACTGGGTCAAGGGCGACACCTCGGGCCACATCCAGCTGGTCAAGTCCGTCGCCCTGGACTGCGACGCCGACACCGTCCTCGTCAGGGTCGACCAGACCGGCGCCGCCTGCCACACCGGCGACCGCACCTGCTTCGACGCCGACGTCCTCCCCCTCGGACAGTAG
- a CDS encoding TIGR03085 family metal-binding protein — translation MSTHAKRERLLLADLLEAAGPQAPTLCHGWTARDLAAHVVVRERRPDAAAGTLIGPLKARRDRVMAEFTAKPYEELIQLIRTGPPRMSPFGLKQLDEAANTVEFYIHTEDVRRAQPDWTPRELDPVFADVLWARTEKAARVLGRKAPVGLVLRRPDGQTAVAHRGTPVVTVTGEPGELLLFAFGRQEAARVELEGEPDAIGRVTKAKLGM, via the coding sequence ATGTCGACCCACGCGAAGCGCGAACGTCTTCTGCTCGCCGACCTGTTGGAGGCGGCGGGACCGCAGGCCCCGACCTTGTGCCACGGCTGGACGGCCCGGGATCTCGCGGCCCATGTGGTGGTGCGGGAGCGGCGGCCCGACGCGGCGGCCGGAACGCTCATCGGTCCGCTGAAGGCCCGGCGCGACCGGGTCATGGCGGAGTTCACCGCGAAGCCGTACGAGGAACTGATCCAGCTCATCCGTACGGGCCCGCCCCGGATGTCCCCGTTCGGCCTGAAGCAGCTGGACGAGGCGGCGAACACGGTGGAGTTCTACATCCACACGGAGGACGTCCGCCGGGCGCAGCCGGACTGGACGCCCCGGGAGCTGGACCCGGTCTTCGCCGATGTCCTGTGGGCGCGGACGGAGAAGGCGGCCCGGGTGCTGGGCCGCAAGGCGCCGGTGGGTCTGGTGCTGCGCCGCCCGGACGGGCAGACCGCGGTGGCGCACCGGGGGACGCCGGTGGTGACGGTGACCGGTGAGCCGGGCGAGCTGCTGCTGTTCGCGTTCGGGCGGCAGGAGGCGGCGCGGGTGGAGCTGGAGGGCGAGCCGGACGCGATCGGCCGGGTGACGAAGGCGAAGCTGGGCATGTAG
- a CDS encoding MFS transporter has protein sequence MTATLPAPAEAPGRPAHRDGNVLRWLGAYTASMIGDSVYYMALAWAAARTGSASQTGLVLAAGSLPRAVLLLGGGVLADRLGPRRVVVASDTARCLVIIGLAGTLLLTSPTVWMLIAVALVFGAVDALFLPAVGALPPRITAASQLARVQGMRGLAARTANVVGAPLGGVAVALGGPVLAFAGAGLLFAVSLPLLLAVRLRPLPAPRAAEPTGGAWRELADGLRHIRRHPLLGPLMLVVAVSELGFVGPLNLGLILLSDERGWGASGMGWVVAAFGTGAGASALLLAVRGRMPRAGLVMCLTVLVGACAIGALAFVPSVPLAAAVAVLVGLFAGLGGSLCGALIQTVTEPAYLGRVTSVSTLFTHALAPLSYPVTGAAVALWGTGPVFVASAALCLAGAVLGLVIAPLRRAELPH, from the coding sequence GTGACCGCCACCCTGCCCGCCCCCGCCGAGGCGCCCGGCCGCCCCGCCCACCGCGACGGCAACGTCCTGCGCTGGCTCGGCGCGTACACCGCGTCCATGATCGGCGACAGCGTCTACTACATGGCCCTCGCCTGGGCCGCCGCCCGCACCGGCAGCGCCTCGCAGACCGGACTGGTGCTCGCCGCCGGCTCCCTACCCCGGGCGGTGCTCCTGCTCGGCGGGGGAGTGCTCGCCGACCGGCTCGGACCGCGCCGCGTGGTCGTCGCGAGCGACACCGCCCGCTGCCTGGTGATCATCGGCCTGGCCGGGACGCTCCTGCTCACCTCGCCCACGGTGTGGATGCTGATCGCCGTCGCGCTCGTCTTCGGCGCGGTCGACGCCCTCTTCCTGCCCGCCGTGGGCGCTCTGCCGCCCCGGATCACCGCCGCTTCCCAGCTCGCCCGCGTCCAGGGCATGCGCGGCCTCGCCGCCCGTACCGCCAATGTCGTCGGCGCCCCGCTCGGCGGCGTCGCCGTCGCCCTCGGCGGCCCGGTCCTCGCCTTCGCCGGGGCCGGCCTCCTCTTCGCCGTCTCGCTCCCGCTCCTGCTGGCCGTACGGCTGCGCCCGCTGCCCGCACCGCGGGCCGCCGAGCCCACCGGCGGCGCCTGGCGCGAACTGGCCGACGGGCTGCGCCACATCCGCCGCCACCCGCTGCTCGGGCCCCTGATGCTCGTCGTCGCCGTCAGTGAACTCGGCTTCGTGGGCCCCCTCAACCTCGGCCTGATCCTGCTCAGCGACGAACGCGGCTGGGGCGCCTCCGGCATGGGCTGGGTCGTCGCCGCCTTCGGCACCGGCGCGGGCGCGTCCGCCCTCCTCCTGGCCGTACGCGGCCGGATGCCGCGGGCCGGACTGGTCATGTGCCTGACCGTCCTGGTCGGCGCGTGCGCCATCGGCGCCCTGGCCTTCGTGCCCTCCGTGCCGCTCGCCGCGGCCGTCGCGGTCCTCGTCGGACTCTTCGCCGGCCTCGGCGGCTCGCTGTGCGGCGCGCTGATCCAGACCGTCACCGAGCCCGCCTACCTGGGCCGCGTCACCTCGGTCTCCACGCTCTTCACGCACGCCCTCGCGCCGCTCAGCTACCCCGTCACGGGCGCCGCCGTCGCTCTCTGGGGCACCGGCCCGGTCTTCGTCGCCAGCGCCGCCCTGTGCCTGGCCGGCGCGGTCCTCGGCCTCGTCATCGCCCCGCTCCGCCGCGCGGAACTCCCGCACTGA
- a CDS encoding helix-turn-helix domain-containing protein, which produces MASDASRRVSDLGTLKAFGHPLRMKLYRALYIARQATASQLAEQVDEAVSLVSYHLRKLADHGLIEEADRAGRDGRERWWQPASEGLRFYDEDFSEAPELAATHSAVSRLSFDQHVEMYRRHLDASRSWPAEWRGASFSSEYLARLTAGELAALADEMNDLIKRYEQQGRAREEAGDTENRENVALHVYGFPFRT; this is translated from the coding sequence ATGGCAAGCGACGCATCACGCCGGGTCTCCGACCTCGGCACCCTCAAGGCCTTCGGGCACCCCCTGCGGATGAAGCTGTACCGGGCCCTCTACATCGCCCGTCAGGCCACCGCCTCCCAGCTCGCCGAGCAGGTCGACGAGGCGGTCTCGCTCGTCAGCTACCACCTGCGCAAGCTCGCCGACCACGGCCTGATCGAGGAGGCCGACCGGGCGGGCAGGGACGGCCGCGAACGCTGGTGGCAGCCCGCGTCGGAGGGACTGCGCTTCTACGACGAGGACTTCAGCGAGGCGCCCGAGCTGGCCGCCACCCACTCCGCCGTCAGCCGGCTCTCCTTCGACCAGCACGTCGAGATGTACCGCCGGCACCTCGACGCGAGCCGCAGCTGGCCCGCCGAATGGCGCGGCGCCTCCTTCAGCTCCGAGTACCTCGCCCGGCTGACCGCCGGCGAACTCGCCGCGCTCGCGGACGAGATGAACGACCTCATCAAGCGGTACGAGCAGCAGGGCCGCGCCCGCGAAGAGGCCGGCGACACCGAGAACCGCGAGAACGTCGCGCTCCACGTGTACGGCTTCCCCTTCCGGACCTGA